One window of the Helicoverpa zea isolate HzStark_Cry1AcR chromosome 7, ilHelZeax1.1, whole genome shotgun sequence genome contains the following:
- the LOC124631781 gene encoding uncharacterized protein LOC124631781 — MMEHKQEVSEPTELAVVSVQSRLLPFWREYPRVWFIQFEAVVEPQKTSDENKYRYVLGQLQPTDLQHVTDIVIKPPETKKYEAIKQRLLSVYEQSEVKNFKNLISGLELGNQKPSQLLRRMRELGGNMITEDGIKIEWMNHLPPQMRVVLSVNTDSSLDMLAAMADKMMEYSESANIAAVSSSQPDSAAVNQQIMSAQIQVISKQLENLTLEISELRSRGRPNHRRYQRSRSRSKSTARHQHDPNRVCYYHYRFGDQARRCVSPCARRNQKKSEN; from the coding sequence ATGATGGAACACAAGCAAGAAGTTAGCGAGCCTACAGAACTCGCTGTCGTCTCCGTGCAGTCGCGTCTCCTTCCCTTCTGGCGTGAATATCCTCGCGTGTGGTTCATTCAATTCGAAGCCGTCGTCGAGCCGCAGAAGACCAGTGACGAAAACAAATATCGTTACGTCCTGGGCCAACTACAACCGACCGACCTTCAACATGTCACAGACATCGTGATCAAGCCGCCAGAAACTAAGAAGTACGAGGCCATCAAACAACGCCTTCTCTCCGTGTACGAGCAGTCCGAGGTGAAAAACTTTAAGAACCTCATCAGCGGATTGGAACTTGGCAACCAAAAACCGTCTCAGTTGCTACGACGTATGCGCGAACTCGGCGGCAACATGATCACCGAAGATGGCATCAAGATTGAGTGGATGAACCACCTTCCGCCGCAAATGCGAGTTGTGCTGTCTGTGAACACAGATTCATCACTCGATATGCTCGCGGCAATGGCAGACAAGATGATGGAATATTCCGAGTCGGCAAATATCGCAGCTGTCTCTTCATCTCAACCAGATTCTGCGGCAGTAAACCAGCAAATCATGTCCGCGCAGATACAAGttatctcaaaacaactcgagaATCTGACACTCGAGATCTCCGAACTTCGTAGCCGTGGAAGACCAAACCATCGCCGTTATCAGCGTTCCCGCTCAAGATCAAAGTCCACTGCAAGGCATCAACACGATCCCAATCGAGTATGTTACTACCACTACCGATTTGGAGATCAGGCAAGACGCTGCGTGTCACCGTGCGCTAGGCGAAATCAAAAGAAGTCGGAAAACTAG
- the LOC124632021 gene encoding alpha carbonic anhydrase 8-like, with amino-acid sequence MGIVILFGEWRIDQRPLIYGGAAHSRRYLFHHLTLHLPAEHTVGGLQYPLETQAFYVSAEYQNMGQALDASPSDPQAFLAVSNLYKYANHTHKGLEDLLASAKQVGWRNGTLCGKSLSFFNPPFKEYACYQGSMTAPPCTESVLWLIRGRTLSVTRNTVEEAQTLLISETEPKHLFFRSTQPLNDRKVYLFK; translated from the exons ATGGGAATTG TAATACTCTTTGGCGAATGGCGAATCGACCAGCGGCCTCTAATCTACGGAGGTGCAGCTCACAGCCGGCGGTATCTCTTCCACCACCTCACGTTGCACCTCCCAGCCGAACACACAGTGGGAGGTCTACAATATCCCCTGGAAACTCAAGCGTTCTACGTGTCGGCTGAGTATCAGAATATGGGGCAGGCGTTGGACGCCTCGCCGAGCGACCCTCAGGCTTTCCTTGCGGTCTCTAATTTGTATAAG TATGCAAACCACACACACAAAGGTCTGGAAGACCTTCTGGCATCGGCTAAGCAAGTTGGTTGGCGTAACGGGACCCTTTGCGGCAAATCCCTGAGCTTCTTCAACCCGCCCTTCAAGGAGTATGCCTGTTACCAAGGATCTATGACCGCTCCGCCGTGCACGGAGTCCGTTCTGTGGTTAATCAGAGGAAGGACCCTGTCTGTAACGAGG AATACGGTGGAGGAAGCTCAAACATTGTTAATCTCAGAGACTGAACCCAAGCACTTGTTCTTCAGAAGTACGCAGCCGTTGAACGACAGAAAAGTTTACCTTTTCAAATAG